The Bremerella cremea genome has a window encoding:
- a CDS encoding Ig-like domain-containing protein — MSRQPKKSRRTRSARQRRSDRVLRFDQLENRSMLAAHFVVNTTLDTVDITPGDGIAADAQGNTSLRAAIMEANALSGNDTITLPAGTYTLTRSGAADDTAVNGDLDITDGLTIFGAGSGETIIDAAGDRGLGERIFDMPKKAALSIEFHGMTLTGGRAIGSTYSEQIGGAMRIEFYNNVLITDTHFLDNQAPVNEGSSYYGLGGAISSTGKLEIRESRFEGNYASNSGGAIYSAGNLTGVADGVTLEVFDTTFTGNDARFGGGALSVAVPTTIHGSTFDHNTSKRAIGSSGQGGAIEAQDGPYSKMSITNSTFSANEAVFGGAIINNLSRSATQDKFSITSSTFVKNTGTAIYTNGSGAAITFANTIVANNSGPARGRDVVGAALSLGYNLVGDVTGASGFIGTGDLTGTAENPLDPRLGPLGDHGGPTFTHALLIDSLAIDSGNTSLAPATDQRGVARPQGLAVDIGAFEREDVAPIAVDDSAATQTNQTVVIPVLANDSDQDGDQLQVESVTQGTHGTVTINADGTVTYLPDPDYEGQDSFTYTVNDGTGFTDVATVTIQIGLVRTPPVAQDDSYTLKEDTPLTVSAVASGSLDQVNDREDGMHVFNAKYLNLQQQVVAGQAGQLSSVDLFVGQNTEAGAVLDFFVTRGAPWRTGVKSFQTQYIIQESDINNWITINVSAGNFELSAGETFTIGTVANSSATLFFYATNSDLLNGDNYAAGSLYVDGNIRLTPAQNDYDLRFRTHIGSGSTADPLLANDYDPDGDPLTASLTTQAAHGTVVLEADGSFTYTPNSNFQGEDSFTYTISDGQGGFDTATVSLTVTGANDAPEAVNDIAATNEDTSVVIDILANDSDLDGDTLQVTFVTNPRNGTAILNADQTVTYTPAENYFGSDIFYYDVSDGNGITRSASVTVNVAAVNDPPVLTDDVLEVDEDQKILNYNILDNDWDVDGPLLKVVDSTIPQHGTLISQEDGQISYIPNKDYFGSDSFTYTVEDGAGGSSTATVTITVKPVDDAPIAVNDSATTDEDTPVTINLLANDIELDGDPLSIDQISTPPHGTVIDNGNGTITFTPQKDFNGTERIAYRVSDGNGVSEWATIEITITPVNDPPSPVVDIVWTDEDTPITIAVLDNDQDIDGDTLSVISVGEAPNGTTQVNADGTITYTPNANYNGNDTFSYTVSDGNGATATSSITVTVTPTNDPPVAVDDTFEFLEDHGYLLHLVDNDIDIDGDELIVLNVSSPVHGRTEERSAGWIYLPDLNFYGTETLTYEVSDGHGGTNTATIVIHVAPVNDPPSPVDDEASTDEDTAVEIDVLLNDSDVEDDPLSITAVSTPTHGTVEVTSTEKILYTPVADFHGSDSFTYTIDDGSGKTRTATVVVTVGPTNDAPVAVNDSAETKQNTPVIIHVLANDSDIDGDTLTVSATSEPGQGSVQINADGTITYTPDALVTGNDSFTYTISDGNGEEATATVEVFVAENTSSSLVTVTLVRNGLLPSLNEVDNTATPFFHEWQKIAGHVWLDVEEVASEPPVDVVIHLTSSTTYFIDPEISSHLGTSATLENSTDGDARSTTLTLSGVDLSTYQVGDRVLLGTLLFQPDSTDRRGLSADLPGEYASLTTDVGFALDAATIVNGKILNIEPEIAANLGPVIYDHTEDGLVGLADFADFVIAFGKKANAANPDAYRFDYDRDGRVSLSDFALFVQCFGTKKSANRDILMPGLSEPLPSATTSTLSLEAEPLSLNKPLEQTPYQPINVGLAEVNHFAAAPGLTSVVFTPAPERSVFNDVSRSRDLAVETLAAVDFPIEGFGPGDRFDPRLIDAILNEDNFLDQSANHSSQEEPWEETLAAISDRQPNTSSYEE; from the coding sequence ATGTCTCGACAACCGAAAAAGTCCCGCCGCACACGTTCTGCTCGTCAACGTCGCTCAGATCGCGTTTTGCGTTTCGACCAATTAGAAAACCGGTCGATGCTGGCGGCCCACTTTGTGGTGAACACGACCCTCGATACGGTCGACATCACCCCGGGAGATGGCATCGCCGCCGACGCCCAGGGGAACACCAGCTTACGTGCGGCGATCATGGAAGCGAATGCCTTGTCGGGCAACGATACGATTACCTTACCAGCTGGCACGTACACGTTAACCCGTTCTGGCGCTGCAGACGATACGGCGGTAAACGGCGATCTTGATATTACCGATGGGCTAACCATTTTCGGGGCAGGTTCCGGAGAGACGATCATCGATGCCGCAGGCGATCGGGGCTTGGGTGAACGCATCTTTGATATGCCCAAAAAAGCGGCGTTATCTATTGAATTCCACGGGATGACCCTTACCGGAGGCCGCGCGATAGGCTCGACCTACTCCGAGCAAATCGGTGGGGCAATGCGCATTGAGTTCTACAACAATGTGCTGATTACCGACACCCATTTTTTGGATAACCAGGCACCGGTCAACGAAGGCAGTTCGTACTATGGGCTGGGTGGCGCGATTAGCTCGACGGGTAAATTGGAAATCCGTGAGAGCCGATTTGAAGGCAACTACGCCAGCAATTCCGGTGGCGCGATTTACTCGGCAGGCAATCTAACCGGTGTGGCCGACGGGGTAACGCTTGAGGTCTTCGATACAACGTTTACCGGGAACGATGCTCGTTTTGGCGGCGGTGCGCTGAGCGTTGCCGTACCGACTACCATCCATGGTTCCACGTTCGATCATAATACTTCCAAACGCGCCATCGGCAGCTCTGGCCAAGGTGGCGCTATAGAGGCGCAAGATGGTCCCTACAGCAAAATGTCGATCACCAATTCGACGTTTTCTGCCAACGAGGCAGTCTTCGGTGGCGCCATAATTAATAACCTCAGCCGGAGCGCAACCCAAGACAAGTTCTCAATTACTTCCAGCACTTTCGTCAAAAACACAGGCACCGCGATTTACACGAACGGTTCAGGCGCTGCGATTACGTTTGCCAATACGATTGTCGCCAATAATTCTGGCCCGGCCCGTGGGCGTGATGTGGTCGGGGCGGCTTTGAGCCTCGGCTATAATCTCGTTGGCGATGTAACCGGCGCCTCAGGGTTTATCGGGACGGGCGATTTAACGGGCACCGCAGAAAACCCGCTCGATCCCAGACTCGGTCCCTTAGGCGATCATGGAGGCCCTACATTCACGCACGCACTGCTGATCGATAGCTTGGCGATCGACTCTGGCAACACGAGTCTTGCCCCAGCGACAGATCAACGAGGTGTCGCCCGTCCACAAGGCTTGGCCGTCGATATCGGTGCCTTCGAACGAGAAGATGTTGCTCCGATCGCGGTGGATGATTCTGCCGCCACCCAAACCAATCAAACGGTCGTGATACCGGTTTTGGCGAACGACAGCGATCAAGATGGCGATCAACTTCAAGTCGAGAGTGTCACCCAAGGCACCCATGGCACGGTGACCATCAACGCCGACGGCACCGTGACCTATTTGCCTGACCCCGATTATGAAGGACAAGACAGCTTCACCTATACGGTCAACGATGGAACCGGCTTCACCGATGTTGCAACTGTGACCATTCAAATCGGCCTCGTCCGTACGCCACCGGTTGCCCAGGACGATAGCTACACCTTGAAAGAAGATACTCCGCTGACGGTCTCAGCTGTTGCTTCCGGTTCACTCGATCAAGTAAACGATCGCGAGGACGGGATGCATGTGTTTAATGCGAAATATCTGAACCTACAACAACAAGTCGTCGCCGGTCAAGCAGGTCAGCTTAGCTCGGTCGATCTCTTCGTGGGACAAAACACCGAAGCCGGAGCGGTGCTCGACTTCTTCGTGACGCGTGGTGCTCCTTGGCGAACCGGAGTGAAATCTTTTCAAACGCAGTACATCATTCAAGAGTCCGATATCAACAATTGGATCACCATCAATGTCTCTGCGGGCAACTTCGAGTTAAGCGCAGGGGAAACGTTCACCATCGGCACGGTAGCCAACTCGTCTGCCACCCTATTCTTCTACGCCACCAACTCCGATCTATTAAACGGCGACAACTATGCCGCCGGCTCGCTCTATGTAGATGGAAACATTCGCCTTACCCCCGCCCAAAACGACTACGACTTACGTTTTCGTACCCATATAGGGTCGGGCAGCACGGCTGATCCACTTCTAGCCAACGATTACGACCCTGATGGCGATCCTCTTACCGCAAGCTTAACCACCCAAGCCGCGCACGGAACCGTTGTTCTCGAAGCAGATGGTTCTTTCACCTACACGCCCAATTCAAACTTCCAAGGCGAAGATAGTTTCACGTACACCATTAGCGATGGGCAAGGTGGCTTTGACACAGCGACGGTTAGCCTGACCGTAACCGGTGCGAACGATGCCCCCGAGGCAGTTAACGACATCGCTGCGACCAACGAAGACACGTCGGTTGTGATCGATATTTTAGCCAACGATAGCGACTTGGATGGAGATACCTTACAAGTCACGTTTGTCACCAATCCGCGGAATGGCACCGCAATTCTAAATGCAGACCAAACCGTAACGTACACCCCGGCGGAAAACTACTTTGGCTCTGATATCTTCTATTACGATGTCTCGGATGGCAACGGCATAACGCGCTCGGCCAGCGTCACGGTGAATGTAGCTGCCGTGAATGATCCTCCGGTCCTAACAGACGATGTGCTCGAAGTCGACGAAGACCAAAAAATTCTTAACTATAATATTCTGGACAACGATTGGGATGTCGACGGGCCGCTATTAAAAGTTGTCGACTCGACCATTCCTCAGCATGGGACATTGATCTCGCAGGAAGATGGTCAGATCTCTTATATCCCCAACAAGGATTATTTTGGCAGCGATAGCTTTACCTATACGGTGGAAGATGGAGCGGGCGGGTCCAGCACGGCCACGGTGACCATCACCGTTAAGCCGGTCGACGATGCCCCAATTGCCGTGAACGATTCCGCCACCACTGATGAAGACACGCCAGTAACGATTAACCTGCTGGCCAACGATATCGAGCTTGATGGCGATCCACTTTCAATCGACCAAATCAGCACGCCTCCGCATGGCACCGTGATCGACAACGGAAATGGTACGATCACGTTTACGCCGCAGAAAGATTTTAATGGTACCGAAAGAATTGCGTATCGAGTTTCCGATGGCAACGGTGTGAGCGAATGGGCGACTATCGAAATCACGATCACTCCAGTCAACGATCCCCCCAGCCCTGTCGTCGATATCGTCTGGACCGACGAAGATACCCCGATCACCATTGCCGTCTTGGACAATGACCAAGACATTGATGGCGATACCTTATCGGTAATCTCGGTCGGCGAAGCCCCCAACGGCACCACCCAGGTCAACGCCGACGGAACGATCACCTATACACCCAACGCAAACTACAACGGCAACGATACCTTTTCGTACACCGTCAGCGATGGCAACGGAGCAACGGCGACCTCATCGATCACGGTAACCGTTACCCCCACGAATGATCCGCCCGTGGCTGTCGACGATACCTTTGAATTCCTCGAAGACCATGGTTACCTGCTGCATCTGGTCGATAATGACATCGACATCGACGGCGATGAGTTGATCGTACTTAACGTAAGCTCTCCCGTTCATGGCCGCACCGAGGAACGGTCGGCTGGCTGGATCTATCTGCCGGATCTCAACTTCTATGGAACCGAAACTCTCACTTACGAAGTTAGCGATGGCCATGGTGGCACCAATACGGCTACCATTGTCATTCATGTCGCCCCGGTGAACGACCCGCCGTCGCCTGTGGACGATGAAGCTTCGACCGACGAAGACACGGCCGTTGAAATTGATGTTCTGCTTAACGATAGCGATGTCGAAGACGACCCGCTAAGCATTACTGCAGTCTCAACGCCCACGCATGGCACCGTCGAGGTTACAAGCACGGAAAAGATTCTCTATACCCCAGTTGCCGACTTCCACGGCTCCGATAGTTTCACCTACACCATCGACGACGGCAGCGGCAAGACTCGCACAGCTACCGTGGTGGTTACCGTCGGCCCGACCAACGATGCCCCCGTTGCGGTAAACGATTCCGCCGAGACCAAACAAAATACGCCGGTAATCATCCATGTTCTGGCCAACGATTCGGACATCGATGGCGACACGCTCACCGTTTCGGCGACCAGCGAACCAGGGCAAGGTTCCGTGCAAATCAATGCCGACGGCACAATCACCTACACCCCCGATGCCCTGGTGACAGGTAACGATAGCTTTACGTACACCATTTCCGATGGCAACGGTGAAGAAGCGACGGCGACGGTTGAAGTGTTTGTCGCGGAAAATACAAGCTCCAGCTTGGTCACGGTAACGTTGGTTCGCAATGGTTTGCTGCCTTCACTCAACGAGGTCGATAACACGGCCACCCCGTTCTTCCATGAATGGCAAAAAATTGCGGGGCATGTGTGGCTCGATGTTGAAGAGGTCGCTTCCGAGCCACCGGTTGATGTCGTGATTCACTTGACTTCCTCAACGACTTACTTCATCGATCCAGAGATCTCTAGCCACTTAGGAACCTCGGCCACGCTGGAAAACAGCACCGATGGCGATGCTCGTTCCACCACGCTAACGTTATCAGGTGTCGATCTTTCCACGTACCAGGTCGGCGATCGCGTACTTCTCGGCACGTTGCTGTTCCAGCCCGATTCAACGGATCGGCGGGGCTTGTCTGCTGACCTGCCTGGAGAGTATGCCTCGCTCACTACCGACGTCGGTTTCGCTTTGGATGCTGCGACGATTGTGAACGGCAAGATTCTCAACATCGAACCTGAAATCGCGGCTAACCTGGGCCCAGTGATCTACGACCACACAGAAGATGGCCTCGTCGGATTGGCCGACTTTGCCGATTTTGTGATTGCGTTCGGCAAGAAGGCAAATGCTGCCAATCCCGATGCGTACCGCTTCGACTACGACCGAGACGGGCGTGTCTCGCTAAGCGATTTTGCACTGTTCGTCCAATGCTTTGGCACCAAGAAATCGGCCAACCGAGATATCCTGATGCCAGGCCTCAGTGAACCTCTTCCCTCGGCAACCACATCTACACTCTCGCTCGAAGCGGAACCACTTTCACTTAACAAGCCCCTAGAGCAGACTCCCTATCAACCGATAAACGTCGGCCTGGCGGAAGTAAACCATTTCGCTGCTGCTCCTGGCTTGACGTCGGTGGTGTTTACCCCCGCACCAGAGCGTTCTGTGTTTAACGACGTTTCCCGCTCACGCGACTTGGCTGTCGAAACACTCGCTGCCGTTGACTTCCCGATCGAAGGCTTCGGGCCTGGCGACCGGTTCGATCCACGCTTGATCGACGCGATATTGAACGAGGATAACTTCCTTGATCAATCGGCCAACCACTCAAGCCAGGAAGAGCCTTGGGAAGAAACGTTGGCGGCGATCAGTGATCGTCAGCCAAACACCAGCTCTTACGAAGAATAA
- a CDS encoding Ig-like domain-containing protein produces the protein MMSRNYAWTPAGICFAVLLTCQGCFSSSSVPLADVAGVVTKDGKPVADATVVFSPTEGRPSSGTTDEQGVFHLQFTAEHEGAVLGTHNVTISLPGGGPPSGPVSSSKRPPRPQGSGIQEIHWPEPVTVEKSGNDFKFEL, from the coding sequence ATGATGAGTAGAAATTATGCCTGGACACCAGCAGGCATTTGCTTCGCAGTGCTGCTGACCTGCCAAGGCTGTTTTAGCAGCAGCAGCGTACCCTTGGCTGACGTGGCCGGGGTGGTCACGAAAGATGGCAAGCCTGTAGCTGACGCTACTGTGGTGTTTAGCCCAACCGAAGGTCGCCCATCGAGTGGGACAACCGACGAACAAGGCGTGTTCCATCTTCAGTTCACCGCAGAACACGAAGGAGCTGTTTTGGGGACGCATAATGTTACCATTAGTCTCCCAGGCGGCGGTCCTCCGAGCGGACCGGTTTCTTCCTCGAAACGCCCACCTCGGCCTCAAGGTTCTGGGATCCAAGAGATTCATTGGCCAGAACCGGTCACGGTCGAGAAGTCTGGCAACGACTTCAAATTCGAACTTTAA
- a CDS encoding DUF1559 domain-containing protein: MLFGSSNTTRRNAFTLVELLVVIAIIGVLIALLLPAVQQAREAARRMSCSNNMKQMGLALHNYHDTYRTFPPIAIGEWPGSSGWVRYASWMTRILPFIEQKAAYDMVNVSDSTYDNTDAGYAAPARGWKAMATARVEGYWCPSSPLKKTSSYPTSSATQSLGAPATIDIQIPDYAANGGSVYKGGTASTLSDKQAWGWGGYVADNGGMGIVFRKDVGPAFPGQPTNFASLTDGSSNTIMVGEQSNYLNKDHDARAGYVNGGFWSGGTGTDSNALSNYTATLYPINAVNVAWMGMAPDWGLDTYVFNNTAFRSAHPGGAQFTLGDGSTRFIAETINFPTYTALMDRADGVPVGDF, encoded by the coding sequence ATGTTATTTGGTTCCTCGAACACCACGCGGCGAAATGCTTTTACGTTGGTGGAACTGTTGGTGGTGATTGCCATCATCGGTGTATTGATTGCGTTATTGTTGCCGGCAGTGCAGCAAGCCCGTGAAGCGGCTCGACGAATGTCTTGCAGCAACAACATGAAGCAGATGGGGCTGGCCCTGCACAACTATCACGACACCTATCGAACGTTTCCGCCGATTGCCATTGGCGAGTGGCCAGGGAGCAGCGGGTGGGTTCGCTACGCCTCGTGGATGACGCGAATCTTACCGTTTATCGAACAAAAAGCGGCTTACGATATGGTGAACGTTTCAGACAGCACCTACGACAACACCGACGCGGGCTATGCGGCTCCGGCGCGTGGTTGGAAAGCGATGGCTACGGCCCGCGTTGAAGGCTACTGGTGTCCTTCCAGCCCCTTGAAGAAAACCTCCAGCTATCCAACCTCTTCGGCTACCCAAAGTCTTGGTGCCCCGGCGACGATTGATATTCAAATCCCAGACTACGCTGCCAATGGCGGATCGGTTTACAAAGGTGGAACCGCATCGACGTTAAGCGATAAACAGGCATGGGGTTGGGGCGGTTACGTGGCTGACAATGGAGGCATGGGGATCGTCTTTCGCAAAGATGTTGGCCCAGCATTTCCTGGCCAGCCAACGAACTTTGCTTCGCTAACAGATGGTTCGAGCAATACAATCATGGTTGGCGAGCAGTCTAACTATCTCAACAAAGACCATGACGCTCGCGCTGGGTATGTCAACGGCGGGTTTTGGTCCGGCGGAACAGGGACCGACAGCAATGCGTTAAGCAATTACACTGCAACGCTCTATCCGATCAATGCCGTGAATGTCGCTTGGATGGGGATGGCCCCTGACTGGGGACTCGATACGTATGTGTTTAATAACACCGCGTTTCGTTCGGCTCATCCAGGCGGAGCTCAGTTTACGCTGGGCGACGGTTCGACACGCTTTATTGCCGAAACGATCAACTTCCCCACGTACACGGCTTTAATGGATCGCGCCGATGGCGTGCCGGTGGGTGATTTCTAA
- the ccoS gene encoding cbb3-type cytochrome oxidase assembly protein CcoS, with translation MSVIYIALPIALFLAGMAVAAFVWCTKQGQFDDLETPAVRILQEDRAIRKKDS, from the coding sequence ATGAGCGTTATTTATATCGCCCTTCCGATCGCTCTTTTTTTGGCTGGCATGGCGGTGGCAGCGTTTGTGTGGTGTACCAAGCAGGGGCAGTTCGACGACCTGGAAACCCCTGCCGTCCGCATCTTGCAGGAAGACCGGGCGATAAGAAAGAAGGATTCTTAA
- a CDS encoding heavy metal translocating P-type ATPase: protein MATAPSAIEPPPAQAECTHCGLPVPVELFAPHQQAQFCCHGCETAYLILQEDQELLESLQARREASAAARRELQNYTYLDHPTFTAENCQDLGNGVVRTSFLLEGVLCASCVFAVEKLPRFLPGVIHSQMNLTSSQATIEWRPDEIKLSDIARTLDRLGYPPHPVTEDGQERLERQESHRQLIRLAVAGACAGNTMLIAVTLYLGFFSGMSSEFLHLFRWTSAGIAVVCLVWPGSVFFRGAWQAFRSGTPHMDLPVALGLAAGAVMGLVNTILGRGEIYFDSLTVLIFLLLVGRYLQYAQQRRALHKISLLRTLLPRSVFRLTAKDPQAEDESIPLEAVRPGDWIRLRAGDVVPSDGTIVDGSSLVDQSMLTGESRGVPVAVGDRVLSGATNMTGALVIEAQSIGSETRLSKIFELVEDGLRSKTPIVQFANWIGGYFVIAVLLLAAITVAIWASTGWELAINHAMALLIVACPCALGLATPFTVAIAQGRAASRGILIKSGDVFERLAHPGIIWLDKTGTLTQGRMQVVSLSGEESVMPLVALLERSVVHPIAEAIGRKYTAPADVCVADFESIPGVGLRGVIEGVSWQIGSEKMLANNAIDISDPLWRQLNAYQSEGYSTVVVVREDVVVTVCALGDQIRTDSKPTVECLQAMGWQVGMLSGDHQRVADSVGRAIGIAPELTMGDLSPEDKLSVIQQSAAEKTTVMVGDGVNDSIALATASVGIAVDGGAEVSLKAANVYLTTHGISPILEVITGSKQTLRTIHCNFAVSLSYNGAAVLLCMLGLINPIVAAVLMPISSLTVLAISASNGAFTRNKTTAPNKPLTEPALS from the coding sequence ATGGCTACCGCGCCGTCAGCAATCGAACCTCCCCCTGCCCAGGCCGAGTGTACGCACTGTGGATTGCCTGTTCCCGTAGAGTTGTTTGCCCCGCATCAGCAGGCACAATTTTGTTGCCATGGTTGCGAAACGGCTTATCTGATTCTGCAAGAAGATCAAGAACTACTCGAATCGCTCCAAGCCCGTCGCGAGGCCAGCGCGGCGGCACGGAGAGAACTGCAAAACTATACCTATCTCGATCACCCCACGTTCACCGCAGAGAATTGCCAAGACTTGGGAAACGGGGTCGTGCGGACAAGTTTTCTGTTGGAAGGAGTCCTTTGTGCGAGTTGCGTGTTTGCGGTGGAAAAGCTCCCTCGTTTTTTACCAGGGGTAATCCATTCGCAAATGAACTTGACCTCGTCGCAAGCAACCATTGAGTGGCGGCCCGACGAAATCAAGCTTTCTGATATCGCGCGTACTCTAGACCGACTTGGTTATCCGCCACATCCAGTAACCGAAGACGGGCAAGAGCGGCTGGAACGGCAAGAGTCGCATCGTCAATTGATTCGCCTGGCCGTGGCGGGGGCCTGTGCTGGCAATACGATGCTTATCGCCGTCACGCTTTACCTTGGTTTCTTCAGCGGGATGAGTAGTGAGTTTCTCCACTTGTTCCGCTGGACCAGCGCCGGTATTGCGGTGGTTTGCCTGGTTTGGCCTGGGTCGGTTTTCTTTCGTGGCGCCTGGCAAGCGTTTCGTTCTGGCACGCCACACATGGATTTGCCGGTCGCCCTAGGACTAGCCGCTGGGGCGGTGATGGGGTTGGTAAACACCATCTTAGGTCGCGGCGAAATTTATTTCGATTCGTTAACAGTGTTGATTTTTCTGTTGTTGGTGGGGCGTTATTTGCAATACGCACAGCAACGACGGGCCCTTCATAAGATTTCGCTACTGAGAACTTTACTGCCTCGATCCGTTTTTCGATTAACTGCGAAAGATCCGCAGGCCGAAGACGAATCGATTCCTCTAGAAGCAGTTCGGCCAGGTGACTGGATTCGTCTTCGGGCTGGGGACGTGGTTCCCTCGGATGGGACGATCGTTGACGGTTCGTCCCTGGTCGATCAATCGATGCTAACCGGCGAGTCGCGTGGTGTGCCGGTAGCAGTTGGCGACCGCGTGTTGAGCGGCGCCACAAACATGACCGGCGCTTTGGTGATCGAAGCTCAATCGATTGGCAGCGAAACGCGGCTGAGCAAGATCTTTGAACTGGTGGAAGATGGCCTTCGCAGTAAGACGCCGATCGTCCAGTTCGCCAATTGGATCGGTGGATACTTTGTGATTGCGGTGCTACTGTTGGCGGCGATCACGGTCGCCATTTGGGCTTCCACCGGCTGGGAACTGGCCATCAACCACGCGATGGCCTTGTTGATTGTCGCTTGTCCTTGCGCACTAGGATTGGCGACCCCCTTCACCGTGGCGATCGCCCAAGGGCGCGCGGCCTCGCGGGGGATTCTCATTAAGTCGGGCGACGTGTTTGAACGACTGGCCCACCCCGGGATTATTTGGCTCGATAAGACGGGCACGTTGACTCAAGGGAGAATGCAGGTCGTCTCGCTCTCGGGGGAGGAAAGCGTGATGCCTCTGGTCGCCCTGCTGGAACGGAGCGTCGTTCATCCGATTGCGGAAGCGATTGGAAGAAAATATACCGCTCCGGCCGATGTCTGCGTGGCCGATTTCGAGTCAATCCCGGGGGTCGGCCTGCGTGGGGTTATCGAGGGTGTGTCGTGGCAGATTGGCTCTGAAAAGATGCTGGCCAACAATGCGATCGATATTTCCGACCCACTTTGGCGGCAGCTTAACGCCTATCAATCCGAGGGCTACTCGACCGTTGTGGTTGTCCGCGAGGATGTGGTCGTCACCGTCTGTGCCTTGGGAGATCAGATTCGGACCGATTCCAAACCTACCGTTGAATGTTTGCAAGCGATGGGCTGGCAAGTTGGCATGCTCTCAGGCGATCATCAACGCGTCGCCGACAGTGTGGGGCGAGCCATTGGAATTGCCCCGGAACTGACGATGGGGGATCTTTCACCGGAAGACAAACTTAGCGTTATTCAGCAATCGGCTGCCGAAAAAACAACCGTGATGGTTGGTGACGGCGTGAACGATAGCATCGCTCTGGCGACCGCTTCGGTTGGGATTGCCGTGGATGGCGGGGCGGAAGTCAGCCTCAAAGCAGCCAACGTCTACTTGACGACCCACGGTATCAGCCCGATCTTAGAAGTGATCACCGGATCGAAGCAAACGTTGCGGACGATTCACTGCAACTTCGCTGTTTCGTTGTCGTATAACGGGGCTGCCGTGCTGTTGTGTATGCTCGGTTTGATCAATCCTATTGTGGCGGCTGTTTTGATGCCGATTAGCTCGCTGACGGTATTGGCCATTTCAGCATCCAATGGCGCATTTACACGCAACAAAACGACAGCACCGAACAAACCTTTAACCGAACCGGCCCTCTCATGA
- a CDS encoding sulfite exporter TauE/SafE family protein: MEAISIALVVLTASLVGSGHCVGMCGPFALIAGRSESSSWLAGAWQLASYHVGRLITYLLLGLVAGWTGSLVDLGGSMLGWQRLAAWVTGLAMIAYGVFALLRLSRVGSVHFPLSPGLGNLVQKGYRWSSKLSGARRALMIGGITAWLPCGWLYAFVLIALGTSNPLLGPGVMLVFWIGTLPLLSVFVLGIHRLSESWKRWIPTATAVLLIVSGCFTITVRASAMFDDLAADLTGKGSTIEAVNAASEATLPCCHPGNTCD; this comes from the coding sequence ATGGAGGCTATCTCGATCGCCCTGGTGGTACTCACCGCGAGTCTTGTGGGAAGCGGCCATTGCGTTGGCATGTGCGGTCCCTTCGCGCTGATTGCTGGACGATCGGAGTCCTCGTCTTGGCTGGCCGGTGCTTGGCAATTGGCCAGCTACCACGTGGGCCGCTTGATTACTTATTTGTTGTTGGGGCTTGTTGCCGGCTGGACCGGATCGTTGGTCGATCTAGGAGGCAGCATGCTCGGTTGGCAACGATTGGCGGCTTGGGTGACAGGCTTGGCCATGATCGCCTACGGGGTGTTCGCGTTGCTTCGCTTGTCGCGCGTCGGCTCGGTTCATTTCCCGCTATCCCCAGGTCTGGGAAATTTGGTCCAAAAAGGCTATCGCTGGAGCAGCAAGCTCAGCGGTGCGCGCCGCGCCTTGATGATTGGGGGCATCACCGCTTGGCTGCCGTGCGGTTGGTTGTATGCGTTTGTCTTGATTGCGTTGGGGACGTCGAATCCGCTGCTCGGTCCCGGGGTGATGCTGGTGTTCTGGATCGGCACACTCCCCTTGTTGTCGGTGTTTGTGTTGGGCATCCATCGCCTTTCGGAAAGTTGGAAGCGTTGGATCCCGACCGCAACGGCGGTGTTGTTGATTGTGAGTGGTTGTTTCACGATCACCGTGCGGGCGTCGGCCATGTTCGATGATCTGGCAGCCGACCTGACCGGAAAAGGATCGACCATCGAAGCGGTAAACGCGGCCAGCGAAGCAACGCTGCCTTGTTGTCATCCTGGGAACACGTGTGATTGA
- a CDS encoding FixH family protein: MSTVRPLDVSQTQPDKSDKEVLSGIFWGGMIIGLLVMQIFMSVGAAIFAVNSGSNDVVPDYYQKAIHFDELKTSESISVTKE, encoded by the coding sequence ATGTCAACTGTTCGGCCCTTAGATGTGTCCCAGACGCAGCCTGATAAAAGTGACAAAGAAGTACTTTCCGGAATTTTTTGGGGAGGAATGATCATCGGGCTGCTGGTGATGCAAATCTTCATGAGTGTGGGTGCGGCGATCTTCGCCGTTAATTCCGGCTCGAATGACGTGGTGCCGGACTATTACCAAAAAGCGATTCATTTCGACGAACTGAAGACTAGCGAGTCGATTTCGGTAACAAAGGAGTAA